One genomic window of Kosmotoga olearia TBF 19.5.1 includes the following:
- a CDS encoding ABC transporter substrate-binding protein → MRKFFVLLMILSMAFVAFSANQLEIFSWWTGGGEEEGLLALFDVFHKYYPDVEIINATVAGGAGTNAKAVLKTRMLGGNPPDSFQVHGGMELIDTYVVTGMMEPITDLLEEWGIIDKFPEDILKICSYKGEVYSIPVNVHRGNVVFYNKAILEEVGIEKVPSTWPEFIEVLKKIKKAGYIPLALGDKNKWTATHLFEDILLSTLGPYNYNGLWNGRTSFEHQGVKEALEIFKELMNYVNPNHASLTWQDATLLVFEGKAAFNVMGDWAEGYLKTLGWTPGKEFGWMVVPGTKGSFMVVTDTFGLPKNAPHRENAIKWLKIISSVEGQDTFNPIKGSIPARIDADRSLYDDYLIWSMDDFATNALCPSIIHGSAAPEAFVTALNDTINMFITRKDVKKALKEIIYAAEDYLE, encoded by the coding sequence ATGAGAAAGTTCTTTGTTCTTTTGATGATTCTTTCAATGGCCTTTGTCGCATTCTCAGCAAATCAACTAGAAATATTTAGCTGGTGGACAGGCGGTGGAGAAGAAGAAGGCTTGCTGGCGCTCTTTGATGTCTTTCACAAATACTATCCCGATGTAGAAATCATCAATGCTACAGTCGCCGGGGGTGCTGGTACAAACGCTAAAGCCGTATTGAAAACAAGAATGCTCGGTGGGAACCCACCTGATTCTTTCCAGGTCCACGGTGGTATGGAACTTATCGATACCTATGTGGTTACAGGAATGATGGAACCGATAACTGATTTACTTGAAGAATGGGGAATAATCGATAAGTTCCCGGAAGATATTCTCAAAATCTGTAGTTACAAAGGTGAAGTTTACTCTATCCCTGTCAATGTTCACAGAGGAAACGTTGTTTTCTACAACAAAGCGATTCTCGAAGAGGTAGGTATTGAAAAAGTTCCTTCTACGTGGCCGGAATTTATAGAAGTCCTGAAAAAAATTAAAAAAGCAGGTTATATCCCTCTGGCATTAGGTGACAAGAACAAATGGACTGCAACACATTTATTCGAAGACATACTTCTTTCAACTCTTGGCCCGTACAACTACAACGGTCTCTGGAATGGAAGAACCTCCTTTGAGCATCAAGGAGTAAAGGAAGCTCTGGAAATATTCAAGGAACTTATGAATTACGTGAACCCCAACCATGCTTCTCTCACATGGCAGGATGCCACATTGCTCGTGTTTGAGGGCAAAGCTGCTTTTAATGTGATGGGAGACTGGGCTGAAGGATATCTGAAGACATTGGGTTGGACACCGGGTAAAGAATTCGGCTGGATGGTAGTTCCCGGAACGAAGGGTTCTTTCATGGTCGTTACAGACACCTTTGGGCTCCCGAAAAATGCTCCTCACAGAGAGAATGCCATCAAATGGCTAAAGATTATATCTTCCGTCGAAGGTCAGGATACTTTCAACCCAATCAAAGGATCGATTCCTGCTAGAATCGATGCTGACAGAAGCCTTTACGATGACTATTTGATCTGGTCCATGGACGATTTCGCAACAAATGCCCTCTGTCCGTCGATCATTCATGGTTCCGCCGCTCCTGAAGCCTTCGTCACTGCCCTCAACGATACTATCAACATGTTTATAACCAGAAAAGACGTTAAAAAAGCGCTTAAAGAGATTATTTACGCCGCTGAAGACTATCTAGAATAA
- a CDS encoding electron transfer flavoprotein subunit beta/FixA family protein — MNIAVLIKQVPDTDEVKLDPETGTMIREGLENIINPLDLHALEAALRIKETNGAKVTVVTMGPPVAEEALREAIAMGADTAVLVSDRRFAGADTYATARTLVATLWKLGNFDLILAGEKSIDGETGQVGPEVGALMGIPVLSYVSDICDVSESGIVAEREVEEGKEKWKVSFPCLLTVTKDVNEPRLPTLSGKKKAKKAKIEVLNCDMTGIDPAMVGLKGSPTRVVKISTPKISRTVEMYEGKNLNKGIDKVIELLKPFLEVEK, encoded by the coding sequence GTGAATATAGCCGTACTCATAAAACAGGTACCCGATACAGATGAAGTGAAACTCGATCCTGAGACGGGAACCATGATAAGAGAAGGGTTGGAAAATATCATAAATCCCCTGGATTTGCACGCATTAGAAGCAGCTCTCAGAATAAAGGAAACTAACGGTGCTAAAGTAACGGTGGTCACAATGGGACCTCCGGTGGCTGAGGAAGCTTTAAGGGAAGCCATAGCGATGGGAGCAGATACCGCTGTGCTTGTTAGCGATAGGCGTTTTGCCGGAGCGGATACATATGCTACTGCCAGAACCCTGGTGGCCACCCTATGGAAACTCGGTAATTTCGATTTAATACTCGCGGGAGAAAAATCTATCGATGGAGAAACCGGACAGGTTGGTCCTGAAGTGGGAGCTCTCATGGGGATACCTGTATTATCCTATGTGTCTGATATATGTGACGTTTCTGAGTCTGGTATTGTGGCAGAACGAGAGGTGGAAGAAGGAAAAGAAAAGTGGAAGGTCAGTTTTCCCTGTTTGCTTACAGTTACAAAGGATGTAAACGAACCGAGATTGCCGACACTTTCAGGGAAGAAAAAGGCCAAAAAAGCGAAGATAGAGGTGCTCAATTGCGACATGACAGGGATAGATCCCGCTATGGTAGGGTTGAAAGGTTCGCCGACCAGAGTGGTGAAGATCAGCACGCCGAAGATTTCAAGAACGGTTGAGATGTACGAGGGGAAGAATTTGAATAAAGGTATAGACAAAGTGATAGAACTGCTCAAGCCGTTTTTGGAGGTAGAAAAATGA
- a CDS encoding S41 family peptidase, translating into MNKTRYILIGILLLISTFTLAEKLFTPEQLREDLDFLVSKIVEEYYNPWLKVDKDVFWNLVEEKKAQLDHDMTRSEFYMIAAPLIAILHDQHSMLYPPSDVEIKVFPFRLRRVNGYAVVVDSICDLPVGAIVTKINGIPVENVVEELEIYGISETGESRLNWLVNYFFQSLPKWWGTEEFEITYLYENEEKTLKIESISPKDYKRTSQPVRKRSPSFELYGSIGVLKVPSFNGEFQQEIIDRMEEALDSPITDLIIDVRGNTGGWSALSLLRYFVDKPTKLAIGIGVKSYTKEGVKYAILDYGVNVYPAKKRFSGKLWILTDEDVFSGCLMFLGFLVRKGIGTILGERSSETANFGFKQHGYLLPNTKCRVKLSKERIFLLEEGEHIEPDIPINLNLEEKISWLIGKADPMLDKALQIVKEAQKGGYSTSE; encoded by the coding sequence GTGAATAAAACTCGCTATATACTCATAGGAATCCTTTTGCTCATTTCCACTTTCACATTAGCCGAAAAGCTTTTTACTCCCGAGCAGTTGAGAGAGGACTTAGATTTTCTTGTCTCCAAAATTGTTGAAGAGTATTACAACCCCTGGCTCAAGGTAGATAAAGATGTATTCTGGAATCTTGTCGAAGAGAAAAAAGCTCAATTAGACCATGATATGACACGGTCGGAATTCTACATGATAGCTGCTCCATTAATAGCCATTCTTCACGACCAGCACTCCATGTTATATCCTCCGTCGGATGTCGAGATTAAAGTTTTCCCCTTCAGATTGCGCCGGGTAAACGGGTATGCCGTGGTGGTTGATTCAATCTGTGATTTGCCAGTTGGAGCCATTGTTACAAAGATCAACGGTATTCCGGTTGAGAATGTTGTTGAAGAGCTGGAGATTTATGGTATTTCTGAAACCGGAGAGAGTAGATTGAACTGGTTGGTTAATTACTTCTTCCAATCTTTACCTAAGTGGTGGGGAACAGAGGAGTTCGAAATCACCTATCTTTATGAAAATGAAGAAAAGACGCTGAAGATTGAATCTATCTCCCCAAAAGATTATAAACGGACCTCTCAACCGGTAAGAAAGAGAAGTCCATCATTTGAACTGTACGGTTCTATTGGTGTCTTGAAAGTTCCAAGTTTTAATGGAGAGTTTCAACAAGAAATAATAGACAGGATGGAAGAAGCTCTGGATAGCCCCATTACTGATCTGATCATAGACGTTCGAGGCAATACAGGAGGGTGGTCCGCGCTAAGTTTGTTGAGATATTTTGTAGATAAACCAACTAAACTGGCCATAGGTATCGGGGTGAAATCTTATACCAAGGAAGGAGTTAAATACGCTATTTTAGATTATGGTGTGAATGTGTATCCTGCGAAAAAACGGTTTTCTGGAAAGCTGTGGATTTTGACAGATGAAGATGTGTTTTCCGGTTGTCTCATGTTCCTTGGTTTTCTAGTCAGAAAAGGCATAGGGACAATTCTCGGAGAAAGGTCCAGTGAAACCGCAAACTTCGGATTTAAACAGCATGGATACTTACTACCAAACACAAAATGTAGAGTGAAGTTATCAAAAGAAAGGATTTTTCTTCTTGAAGAAGGAGAGCATATAGAGCCGGATATTCCCATAAACCTGAACCTTGAGGAAAAAATATCCTGGCTAATTGGTAAAGCTGATCCCATGCTTGATAAAGCCCTTCAGATTGTCAAAGAGGCGCAGAAAGGGGGTTATTCTACTTCCGAATAA
- a CDS encoding carbohydrate ABC transporter permease translates to MKPIKGSTRRKLTGFLILLPTIVSLTIFVYIFIGWTVRVSFSNWNSFSRLLRGEYRFVGLRNYLRLFEDPRFQTDLWNTLYFTLFFIIGCLSLGIILAVLVDKGLKGSRVFQNIFLFPMAISFVVTGTVWSWIFAPGIPPKYPQGINLLFKMLGLEALQWKWYTSTTSFLHFNVALIPVIIAAIWQLSGYTMAMYLAGLRGIPQSLIEAAKVDGASDKQIFWKIKFPILRPITLSAMIILGHISLKIFDLVYAMTGSGPNNVTDVPAIYMFETTFRANRYATGSAIAIIMLVMVAVVIVPYLISSMKREVSR, encoded by the coding sequence GTGAAGCCTATCAAAGGATCAACTCGACGGAAGTTAACAGGATTTCTGATTCTGCTGCCAACGATTGTGTCACTGACCATTTTTGTATACATATTTATAGGCTGGACTGTAAGAGTTTCTTTCTCGAATTGGAACAGCTTTTCCAGACTCCTAAGGGGTGAATATAGATTCGTCGGCTTAAGAAATTATCTGAGGCTTTTTGAAGACCCACGTTTTCAGACAGACTTATGGAATACGCTCTACTTTACTCTCTTTTTCATAATCGGTTGTCTATCGTTGGGAATAATCCTCGCTGTTCTTGTGGACAAAGGGTTAAAAGGTTCAAGGGTATTTCAAAACATCTTCTTATTTCCAATGGCCATTTCCTTTGTTGTTACCGGTACTGTTTGGAGCTGGATTTTTGCGCCGGGAATTCCGCCTAAATACCCGCAGGGGATAAACCTGCTTTTCAAAATGCTCGGACTTGAAGCTTTGCAGTGGAAATGGTACACCAGCACCACCTCATTTCTACATTTTAACGTTGCCCTAATTCCAGTAATAATAGCCGCCATCTGGCAATTATCAGGTTATACAATGGCTATGTATCTGGCAGGATTGAGAGGAATCCCACAATCACTGATTGAAGCAGCCAAAGTTGACGGTGCTTCTGACAAGCAAATTTTCTGGAAAATTAAATTTCCGATTTTGCGTCCAATAACCCTAAGCGCAATGATAATCCTCGGCCATATTTCCTTGAAGATCTTTGATCTTGTTTATGCTATGACCGGAAGTGGCCCAAATAATGTTACTGATGTACCTGCAATTTATATGTTTGAAACTACATTCCGGGCAAATAGATATGCTACCGGCTCTGCCATCGCCATTATAATGCTTGTAATGGTAGCAGTAGTGATAGTACCGTACCTTATTTCATCCATGAAAAGGGAAGTGAGCAGATGA
- a CDS encoding electron transfer flavoprotein subunit alpha/FixB family protein yields MSKDIWVIAERRNDEIHSSTYELLGKAREIAKKAGDFMVWVIVLSERTMTETEKGLLYRYGADGIIAAVHEVFQRFNFLAYLETLEKLAKEAEPEIILAPATTTGRTIMPALAGVLGTGLTADCTGLDIEVETGNLLQTRPAIGGNIMAMIKTPAHRPQMATVRPKTFSVLEEKYDGPREYREIHPIFFSKIDRMELVEFKGTPSEMKSIQDSEIVISGGRGLRKPENLELLKRIAKLVNGSVGASRPIVDSKWIGHECQVGLSGHTVKPRVYLAAGISGAVQHIAGMQTSDVIVAINKDRNAPIFDFSDIGLVGDASEILETILKRLEALKGEKVR; encoded by the coding sequence ATGAGTAAGGATATATGGGTTATAGCGGAGAGAAGAAACGACGAAATTCATTCCAGTACCTACGAATTACTGGGCAAAGCGAGGGAAATTGCTAAAAAAGCTGGAGACTTCATGGTTTGGGTGATCGTATTAAGTGAAAGAACGATGACTGAAACCGAGAAAGGGTTGTTGTACCGTTACGGTGCCGATGGGATTATAGCGGCTGTCCATGAAGTTTTTCAGAGGTTTAATTTTTTGGCTTACCTTGAAACCCTTGAGAAGCTTGCCAAAGAAGCTGAGCCAGAGATAATCCTGGCACCAGCCACCACTACCGGGAGAACGATTATGCCAGCGCTTGCAGGTGTTCTTGGTACAGGGTTGACGGCAGATTGTACCGGTCTGGATATCGAAGTTGAAACAGGAAACCTCCTTCAAACTAGGCCGGCGATCGGTGGAAATATCATGGCTATGATTAAAACACCAGCCCATAGGCCACAGATGGCTACCGTAAGACCAAAAACCTTTTCGGTACTGGAAGAAAAATATGATGGGCCGCGCGAATATCGCGAGATCCATCCCATTTTTTTCTCGAAGATCGATCGGATGGAACTGGTTGAATTTAAGGGCACCCCTTCAGAGATGAAAAGCATACAGGATTCAGAAATAGTCATATCCGGCGGTAGAGGGCTGCGAAAGCCCGAGAACCTGGAGCTGTTGAAAAGAATAGCGAAGCTTGTCAACGGTTCAGTGGGTGCTTCTAGACCTATCGTTGATTCTAAATGGATAGGGCACGAATGTCAGGTTGGACTCAGCGGGCATACCGTGAAACCAAGGGTTTATCTCGCTGCCGGAATATCCGGGGCTGTACAGCACATAGCTGGAATGCAGACATCAGATGTGATAGTGGCGATAAACAAAGACAGAAACGCACCGATATTCGATTTCTCTGATATTGGTCTTGTGGGTGATGCGTCTGAAATCCTTGAGACCATTCTAAAGCGGTTGGAAGCACTGAAAGGAGAGAAAGTAAGATGA
- a CDS encoding ROK family transcriptional regulator, which produces MLILKPKDTRIKNAITLLHILLKQDGISRVELSRITGLTKTTVSSIIKEFLAAGIVEESPTKPNGNVGKTPISLHIKKNAVYTLGVHLGRHNIKTVLMDASMKVLMESNGLSYKKNDPDSVLEKLYLDINHIMEKAEKHGIKVGVIGIGIPGPLDPETGVIKCPPKFEGWINIPLGEIIQKKYKLPVWIENDANVAALAEKWHGGAKYLKNFVYILVNEGIGAGVVINDELYQGTHDYVGEIGHSLFYVHGQFKYLEDLYGVDVLTSQIKSCGLNAHSIEDVANLLKADNKIVYSIVRDSAKWLSIVVLNVIHLLNPQAVFIGGTMAALGNYLIQPVKEIVSQYLFGDQETDVKLSEISDNAVAIGAGIYATAKWLEAKSIEHVHH; this is translated from the coding sequence ATGCTTATACTGAAACCCAAAGATACACGAATTAAAAACGCTATTACTTTACTTCATATTTTATTGAAACAGGACGGCATTTCCAGAGTTGAGCTTTCGAGGATTACAGGGTTAACTAAGACGACTGTATCATCTATCATAAAGGAATTTTTAGCCGCTGGAATAGTTGAAGAATCCCCGACAAAGCCAAACGGAAATGTCGGTAAAACACCTATCTCTTTGCATATCAAAAAGAACGCTGTGTACACATTGGGAGTCCATCTTGGAAGACACAACATAAAAACGGTATTAATGGATGCCAGTATGAAAGTACTGATGGAAAGCAATGGATTATCTTATAAAAAAAATGATCCAGACAGTGTTCTTGAAAAGCTCTATCTGGATATTAATCATATTATGGAGAAAGCAGAAAAGCATGGGATTAAGGTTGGAGTTATAGGAATTGGAATCCCTGGTCCTCTTGATCCCGAAACTGGTGTTATAAAGTGTCCACCGAAATTTGAGGGATGGATAAATATTCCGCTTGGAGAGATCATACAAAAAAAATACAAACTGCCTGTTTGGATAGAAAATGATGCGAATGTAGCTGCACTTGCGGAAAAGTGGCACGGTGGCGCAAAGTATCTAAAGAATTTCGTATACATACTTGTGAATGAAGGAATTGGAGCCGGAGTTGTAATTAATGATGAACTTTATCAGGGAACCCATGACTATGTTGGAGAAATAGGCCACAGCTTATTTTATGTTCATGGGCAATTTAAATATCTCGAAGATCTGTACGGAGTAGATGTATTGACAAGCCAAATAAAGTCATGTGGATTGAATGCACACAGTATTGAAGATGTCGCGAATCTTCTCAAAGCTGACAACAAAATTGTATATTCCATTGTACGCGATAGTGCCAAGTGGCTTTCTATTGTCGTTCTTAATGTCATACATTTATTAAATCCTCAGGCCGTCTTTATTGGTGGGACAATGGCAGCATTGGGTAATTATCTAATCCAACCGGTAAAAGAAATAGTCTCTCAATATTTATTTGGCGATCAGGAAACCGACGTGAAACTTTCGGAAATTTCAGACAATGCCGTGGCAATCGGAGCCGGAATTTACGCTACTGCAAAATGGTTAGAGGCCAAAAGTATCGAACATGTACATCATTAG
- a CDS encoding FAD-binding oxidoreductase, which yields MIEIQEELLNSLKEIFGDRMKLERDFLEKYSRDETAELEGSMPGIVLFPLTPEEISSVMKLANQYKVPVTPRGAGTGLSGGAIPPSGGIVLSLEKMNRIIEFDEENMMITVEPGVITNEIQKLADRHGLIYGGDPCSSDSSTIGGNVAENAGGNKVLKYGPTGYHVYALEVVLPTGEIVQFGGKRIKDVTGFDMIHLLIGSEGTLGIVTKITLRLLPKPKYSVALLAPFESVEKAIDAVPKLMVKSGTMPSSLEFMDRSSIQSTCKFLNIEFPYSDAGAHLIIEVEGNNKTAVSDDYERIGDICLEEGALEVFVADNRNTREKLWKVRKSIAEALSVYSPVHCMEDVSVPMARIPELIKGAEKIAEKHGLEMLSFGHAGDGNVHVTFVKGDRTEEYWKAHLEPALIELYELARDLGGCISGEHGIGLKRKKYLPIILDESQIRLIKGIKRIFDPNNILNPGKIVDL from the coding sequence ATGATTGAGATACAAGAAGAGTTGCTTAACAGTCTAAAAGAGATCTTTGGAGATAGAATGAAACTCGAAAGAGATTTCCTCGAGAAATACTCCCGGGATGAAACGGCTGAACTCGAAGGTTCGATGCCCGGGATAGTTCTGTTTCCCCTGACTCCAGAAGAAATTTCCAGTGTCATGAAACTGGCGAATCAATACAAAGTACCCGTAACGCCAAGAGGGGCAGGAACGGGGCTTTCGGGAGGAGCTATCCCGCCAAGTGGCGGAATTGTACTCTCGCTGGAAAAGATGAACAGGATAATCGAGTTCGATGAAGAAAACATGATGATAACCGTTGAACCGGGTGTTATAACCAATGAAATTCAGAAACTCGCTGACAGGCACGGCCTTATTTATGGGGGAGATCCATGCAGTAGCGATAGTTCCACAATAGGTGGGAATGTGGCTGAAAATGCCGGAGGAAACAAGGTCCTAAAATATGGCCCGACCGGTTATCATGTGTACGCCCTTGAGGTTGTACTTCCTACCGGTGAGATAGTCCAGTTTGGCGGAAAAAGGATAAAAGATGTTACCGGGTTCGATATGATTCATCTATTGATAGGTTCTGAGGGAACGTTGGGTATAGTTACAAAGATCACTCTCAGACTGCTTCCAAAACCAAAATATTCTGTTGCCCTGTTGGCACCCTTCGAATCTGTTGAGAAAGCCATAGACGCTGTTCCGAAACTCATGGTTAAATCCGGTACTATGCCTTCTTCACTGGAATTCATGGATCGATCTTCGATACAGTCTACATGTAAGTTTTTGAATATAGAATTTCCGTACAGTGATGCGGGAGCACACCTCATAATAGAAGTGGAGGGCAACAACAAAACAGCTGTTTCTGACGATTACGAAAGGATAGGAGATATCTGCCTGGAAGAGGGAGCGCTGGAGGTATTTGTAGCGGATAACAGAAACACTCGCGAAAAGCTCTGGAAGGTGAGAAAGTCGATAGCAGAAGCCCTTTCGGTGTACAGTCCGGTTCATTGTATGGAAGATGTTTCTGTTCCCATGGCAAGAATTCCGGAACTCATAAAAGGTGCGGAAAAGATTGCTGAGAAACACGGCCTTGAGATGTTGAGTTTCGGTCATGCCGGCGACGGGAATGTTCACGTGACATTTGTCAAAGGTGATAGAACGGAAGAGTACTGGAAAGCACATCTGGAACCTGCACTGATTGAATTATATGAGCTCGCCAGAGATCTGGGGGGATGTATCAGCGGTGAACACGGTATTGGTCTGAAGAGAAAGAAATACCTTCCTATAATCCTTGACGAGTCCCAGATCAGGTTGATAAAAGGAATAAAACGGATATTTGACCCGAACAACATACTCAATCCTGGTAAGATCGTGGATCTTTAA
- a CDS encoding carbohydrate ABC transporter permease: MKKINATLTYILLLIFAAFFLMPIYVLFSTSFKSLTEVSLERLWFLPTKPSLYGFIKAFQKLSPNLKNSFILVIPATIISAMVGSINGYVLSKIKFKGSDLLFTLILFGMFIPYQSVLFPLIRFLQRINLYGSIWGLVLVHIIYGLPITTLIFRNYYAEVPSELIEAAHIDGAGIFKAYWKVLFPISIPGFVVVIIWQFTNIWNEFLFAVTVTSDPTKQPITVALVNLAGSKVVEWNVQMSGALLAALPTLLVYTLLGKYFLRGLLAGSVKG; this comes from the coding sequence ATGAAAAAAATAAATGCGACCTTAACATATATTCTTTTACTCATCTTCGCAGCTTTTTTCTTAATGCCAATATATGTTCTATTCTCAACCAGTTTTAAGTCACTGACAGAAGTGAGTCTGGAAAGACTGTGGTTCCTTCCTACCAAACCTTCTCTTTACGGTTTTATAAAGGCTTTTCAGAAGCTTTCTCCTAATCTAAAGAACAGTTTTATTCTCGTGATACCCGCAACGATAATTTCGGCTATGGTGGGATCAATAAATGGATACGTACTGTCAAAAATTAAATTCAAAGGATCTGACCTGTTATTTACTTTGATACTCTTTGGAATGTTTATTCCATATCAAAGTGTTCTATTTCCCCTAATCAGATTCCTTCAAAGGATAAATCTCTATGGTTCCATCTGGGGATTGGTCCTGGTACACATCATATATGGTCTTCCAATAACAACGTTGATTTTCAGAAATTATTATGCTGAAGTTCCTTCAGAACTCATAGAAGCTGCTCACATAGATGGTGCGGGAATTTTCAAAGCATACTGGAAAGTCCTTTTCCCGATTTCTATACCCGGATTCGTTGTGGTAATTATCTGGCAATTCACCAACATCTGGAACGAATTCTTATTTGCGGTTACGGTTACCAGCGATCCCACTAAACAACCAATTACAGTTGCCCTGGTAAATCTCGCAGGAAGTAAAGTCGTGGAATGGAATGTTCAAATGTCAGGGGCACTTTTAGCAGCACTCCCAACTCTTTTGGTGTACACCTTATTAGGTAAATATTTCCTTAGGGGTCTCCTTGCCGGTTCTGTAAAAGGGTAA